A section of the Etheostoma cragini isolate CJK2018 chromosome 12, CSU_Ecrag_1.0, whole genome shotgun sequence genome encodes:
- the LOC117954822 gene encoding monocyte chemotactic protein 1B-like — MRFPTLFILLILSCLCLALAQTSFDDCCLKYVKRMSKGTQLHAVKYRHQVTDGGCNIHAVIFTMRKGVEFCTDPKDAWVKDLITKIDEKRQNKGRNRKHRKTPWSPRG; from the exons ATGCGCTTCCCCACGCTGTTCATCCTGCTGATCCTATCTTGTCTTTGCCTTGCACTGGCACAAA CGTCTTTTGACGACTGCTGTTTGAAGTACGTGAAAAGAATGAGCAAAGGCACTCAACTACATGCAGTGAAGTACAGACACCAGGTGACAGACGGAGGTTGCAACATCCATGCTGTAAT CTTCACCATGAGGAAGGGGGTTGAGTTTTGCACAGACCCCAAAGACGCATGGGTCAAGGATCTGATAACGAAGattgatgaaaaaagacaaaacaagggcCGCAACAGGAAACACAGGAAG ACTCCATGGTCGCCCAGAGGCTGA